A region of the Mesobacillus jeotgali genome:
CTACAAACAAGGCGACAATGATCGCAATGCCAAAACCAATGACCATACGAAGGGCAGCGATCTTAAAGTTGTTCCCAAATGCCATATAGGTTGATGCTATGACAATTGGATTGATAAGCGGGCCTGTCAGCATGAAACCAATGGCAGCTGCGATCGGCACCCCTTTTCCCACGAGCCTGCGGATAATTGGCACTATCCCGCATTCGCATGCCGGAAAAAGAGCACCAATACTGCAGCTCATGACAATCGCCATATACTTGTTTTTCGGGATCCATTTGCTGATATGCTCTTCAGTAACAAAAATCTGAATCATACCGGCAATCAGCACCCCTATCAGCACAAAAGGGAAAGCCTCTATTAAAATACTTAAAAAAATCGTATTCAGGTTCAAGATGGACGAAGGGATTTCAAGTTCATCCTGAAAACCCATTCCCATGGACAAAAGCAAGAGGAGCATAAGGATTACAGCGAAACCAGTGACATCCAGTATATTTGACCGGATTATTCGAATCATATTAGCCTCCTATTAAAATGCTAGTTTTTTTCCTAATGGTTCATTATATAAATTTCTATTAAAATTCATGATATTTTTTTCAAAATAATAGAATCACTTCAGTACTTTCTTTAAAGTCTGGAGGTTCTTCTGCATAAGGCTAAAATAATCTTCGTTGTTGTTTAGGTCCTCTTCAGAAATTGACTCCAGATTATATAGAGTAACAGGTTCAGCACCAATCTCCTTCTGGATGATTTCAGCGACTCTTGAAGAAACGTTTTGTTCAAATGCTATGTGCTTCAAGTTATGTTCTTTTGCTTCTTCTATCAAAGAGGAGAGTTCTTTTTGAGAAGGTTCCTGGGTTGGAGAAAGTCCGTTAACAGCGATTTGGATAATGCCGTAACGGGTTGCCCAGTAGCCATATGCTTCGTGGGCCACAAGTACATGTTTTTTATCAGCCTGGTCAATCACCTTTTTAAATTCACGATCC
Encoded here:
- a CDS encoding permease is translated as MIRIIRSNILDVTGFAVILMLLLLLSMGMGFQDELEIPSSILNLNTIFLSILIEAFPFVLIGVLIAGMIQIFVTEEHISKWIPKNKYMAIVMSCSIGALFPACECGIVPIIRRLVGKGVPIAAAIGFMLTGPLINPIVIASTYMAFGNNFKIAALRMVIGFGIAIIVALFVGMLFKGTQFKSSLSFESHSHFKNQSFLEKFWAMLQHSIDEFFDMAKYLIIGAFLAALVQTYMPAKSLLEIGSGTASSLAVMMGLAYFLSLCSEADAFIGASFSSIFPSTSILGFLIFGPMIDLKNTLIMMSVFRFKFVMTVLALVAGTVFTILMLFNSVL